Proteins from a genomic interval of Schistocerca cancellata isolate TAMUIC-IGC-003103 chromosome 8, iqSchCanc2.1, whole genome shotgun sequence:
- the LOC126094577 gene encoding 40S ribosomal protein S13: MGRMHAPGKGISQSALPYRRSVPNWLKLKDEDVREQISKLARKGLTPSQIGVILRDSHGVAQVRFVSQNKILRIMKAMSLAPDLPEDLYYLIKKAVAIRKHLERNRKDKDSKFRLILVESRIHRLARYYKKKTILPPNWKYESSTASALVA, translated from the exons ATGGGTCGTATGCACGCGCCTGG TAAGGGTATATCCCAGTCAGCATTACCATACAGAAGAAGTGTCCCCAACTGGTTGAAATTGAAGGATGAAGACGTTAGGGAGCAAATCAGCAAATTGGCCCGCAAGGGTCTTACTCCTTCTCAAATAG GTGTGATTCTCAGGGATTCACATGGTGTTGCACAAGTGAGATTTGTGTCACAAAACAAAATCTTGCGCATTATGAAAGCTATGTCCTTGGCTCCAGATCTACCAGAGGACCTGTATTACCTTATTAAGAAAGCTGTAGCAATCAGAAAGCATTTGGAAAGAAACAG GAAGGACAAGGATTCAAAGTTCCGCCTGATTCTTGTGGAGTCAAGAATCCACCGGCTTGCTCGGTACTACAAGAAGAAGACTATTCTTCCACCAAACTGGAAATACGAATCGAGCACAGCATCTGCTCTTGTTGCATAA